The proteins below come from a single uncultured Carboxylicivirga sp. genomic window:
- a CDS encoding plasma-membrane proton-efflux P-type ATPase, translating into MKPNTKSNRDADANSNVADDITSLSVSELMKKLDSSQEGLTQAEATKRLSQYGSNEIEEKKTNLLLKFLTYFWGPIPWMIEAAVILSAVARHWPDFFIILILLIANSVIGYWEEHEAGNAIEALKAKLAVKARVKRDGKWVNPSACELVPGDIIRLRLGDIVPADARLLEGDSIEVDQSALTGESLPTTRNPGEALYSGSVIRRGEIGALVYATGTNTYFGKTAQLVQEAHTVSHFQKAVLKIGNYLIYLAVTLVAIIIAVAIYRGDPILSTLQFALVLTIAAIPVAMPTVLSVTMAVGARLLAKKEAIVSRLVAIEELAGVDLLCADKTGTLTQNKLTLGDPFFMDNITGGQVILNGALASRADNNDSIDLAVLGGLKNNDELNNYEVVHFQPFDPVHKRTEATVKDKDGKTFKVTKGAPQVILELVHNTDQIKSVVDEAVNEFAARGFRSLGVAHTNGEGKWQFDGVLPLFDPPREDAAETIAIARKMGVKIKMVTGDALAIAQETAQKLGMGSSIYDASGLGDSKRVETEEVAKSIEKADGFAQVFPEHKFHIVDVLQKMGHIVGMTGDGVNDAPALKKADCGIAVSEATDAARAAASIVLMAPGLSVIIDAIKESRKIFQRMNSYAIYRITETLRILLFMTLSILVFNFYPVTAVMIVMLALLNDGAILSIAYDKVKYKDQPEAWNMRMVLGISTVLGVIGVISAFGLFYLGERVFHLGREHIPTLMYLKLSVAGHLTIFLTRTRGPFWSIRPARILWIAVVGTQIISTLIAVYGLFMTPLGWGWALFVWGYALVWFLFNDRLKLLAYRVIDPGKTNTQ; encoded by the coding sequence ATGAAACCAAATACAAAGAGTAATAGAGATGCCGATGCAAATTCCAATGTAGCAGACGATATTACGTCTCTTTCTGTATCCGAATTAATGAAAAAACTGGATTCTTCACAGGAAGGCCTTACACAGGCCGAAGCAACAAAAAGGCTGTCTCAATACGGATCCAACGAGATAGAAGAAAAGAAAACCAATTTATTACTAAAGTTCCTCACCTATTTTTGGGGCCCTATACCTTGGATGATTGAGGCAGCAGTAATCTTATCAGCAGTTGCCAGGCATTGGCCTGATTTTTTCATTATCCTTATTTTGCTAATCGCTAATTCAGTAATAGGATATTGGGAAGAACATGAAGCAGGCAATGCTATTGAAGCCCTTAAAGCCAAACTGGCTGTAAAAGCAAGGGTGAAAAGGGATGGAAAATGGGTCAATCCATCAGCATGTGAACTGGTGCCTGGTGATATTATCCGGTTACGGTTGGGAGATATTGTTCCTGCAGATGCTCGTTTGTTGGAAGGAGATTCCATTGAGGTCGATCAATCTGCATTAACGGGCGAATCACTTCCCACAACACGTAATCCTGGTGAAGCTTTATATTCCGGATCAGTTATTCGCCGTGGTGAGATTGGGGCTCTGGTTTATGCTACCGGTACAAACACCTATTTTGGCAAAACAGCACAATTGGTGCAGGAAGCGCATACTGTCAGCCATTTTCAGAAAGCGGTATTAAAAATAGGCAACTACCTTATTTATCTCGCAGTTACTTTGGTGGCAATAATTATTGCAGTAGCCATTTATCGTGGCGACCCGATTTTATCCACCTTGCAGTTTGCTTTGGTACTCACCATTGCTGCAATACCGGTTGCTATGCCGACCGTTTTATCGGTAACGATGGCAGTTGGAGCTCGCTTACTGGCGAAAAAAGAGGCCATTGTAAGTCGATTGGTGGCCATTGAAGAACTGGCCGGAGTTGACTTGCTTTGTGCAGACAAAACCGGTACCCTTACCCAAAATAAATTAACGCTGGGTGATCCTTTCTTTATGGATAATATTACCGGTGGCCAGGTGATCTTGAATGGGGCATTGGCATCGCGAGCCGATAATAATGATTCCATTGATCTGGCAGTACTTGGAGGTCTTAAAAATAATGATGAATTGAATAACTATGAAGTGGTTCATTTCCAACCTTTCGATCCGGTACACAAGCGCACAGAAGCTACTGTTAAAGATAAAGATGGCAAGACATTTAAAGTAACCAAAGGAGCACCGCAAGTAATTCTTGAATTGGTTCATAATACCGATCAAATCAAGTCTGTTGTGGATGAGGCCGTCAATGAATTTGCAGCTCGTGGATTTCGCTCATTGGGTGTTGCCCATACCAATGGAGAAGGTAAATGGCAGTTCGATGGAGTGTTGCCTCTGTTCGATCCTCCAAGAGAAGATGCAGCGGAAACAATCGCTATTGCACGCAAAATGGGAGTTAAAATTAAAATGGTTACAGGCGATGCATTGGCCATTGCTCAAGAAACTGCCCAAAAATTGGGTATGGGCTCGTCAATTTATGATGCCAGTGGATTGGGTGATTCAAAACGAGTCGAGACTGAAGAAGTGGCCAAGTCTATCGAAAAGGCCGACGGTTTCGCGCAGGTATTTCCCGAACACAAGTTTCACATTGTAGATGTGTTGCAAAAAATGGGTCACATTGTTGGTATGACAGGCGATGGCGTAAATGATGCGCCTGCATTAAAAAAAGCCGATTGCGGTATTGCAGTCTCCGAAGCAACCGATGCCGCCCGGGCTGCTGCATCTATTGTACTGATGGCTCCGGGCCTGTCGGTCATTATTGATGCCATTAAAGAAAGCCGCAAAATATTCCAGCGAATGAACAGTTACGCCATCTACCGTATAACCGAAACACTTCGCATTTTGCTATTTATGACTTTATCAATACTGGTATTCAATTTTTATCCGGTAACAGCCGTCATGATTGTGATGCTGGCCCTTCTGAACGATGGCGCCATCCTGTCAATCGCCTATGACAAGGTTAAATACAAAGATCAACCCGAAGCATGGAATATGAGAATGGTGTTGGGTATTTCAACAGTGCTGGGTGTAATTGGTGTGATCTCCGCATTTGGTTTATTTTATTTGGGTGAACGTGTTTTTCATCTCGGCCGCGAACACATCCCAACCTTAATGTATTTGAAACTCTCAGTTGCAGGTCACCTTACCATCTTTTTAACCCGAACACGTGGCCCATTCTGGTCTATACGACCTGCCCGAATTTTGTGGATTGCCGTAGTCGGCACCCAAATCATATCAACTCTGATAGCCGTTTATGGATTGTTTATGACTCCACTTGGCTGGGGCTGGGCACTGTTTGTTTGGGGGTATGCACTGGTTTGGTTTCTGTTCAATGATCGTTTGAAATTATTGGCATATCGGGTTATTGATCCCGGAAAAACAAATACCCAATAA